The Magnolia sinica isolate HGM2019 chromosome 9, MsV1, whole genome shotgun sequence genome contains a region encoding:
- the LOC131255698 gene encoding uncharacterized protein LOC131255698, whose protein sequence is MKLDTGPTYSHSFLAHEPASKTVEYNDNPVGAGGWKVGDEFVGEGKHEIANITQTENYEIDINRLHCEKCDEDGMGYVSGPHIYTAMEDSVGGAANDTGNMIAAYTNPFETSYRNPFEDDTYFYTDKSVTDIELPELVSRFKDNSYYVVKDICVDIGVPSLDKILEENGEVDHKGVIDFPHSDLDEIHENGDFTKVVGHTVTVFDGLNPFFDGRSTSDEDEEVANHRSVERLLVEGGGIADAKDGIANDIPDEKVANHSSVERLLVEGGGIADANDRIANDIPDEKVVPEKLLPTGTAKPVLDGLKSLVSDGQNPTILVEEGGGNVDLMDGIVNDISDEKVMPGTSRAVDDSDTENCHADSPGFTGNEEQSNQGHAQNPMDSVDVRSQGESEEARLASSVAPSATEVPNNTNSAKDFPFDRTVESGSITFNFDSSSPVMSGRVVGRDSSVYQQSGRSSNVPGLDDGLLDSLTGSSRSFFIQHGLGESSSVSGPIAFSGPVAYSGSISLRSDSSTASAQSFAFPVIHSEWNSSPVKMAKADRRQIRKHRGWRVAFFCCRF, encoded by the exons ATGAAGCTTG ATACTGGGCCCACATATTCCCATTCTTTCCTTGCCCATGAGCCTGCTTCAAAAACAGTCGAATATAATGACAATCCTGTGGGGGCTGGAGGGTGGAAGGTGGGTGATGAGTTTGTAGGggaaggaaaacatgaaattgcaAACATTACACAAACTGAAAACTATGAGATAGACATTAATCGATTACACTGTGAAAAGTGTGATGAAGATGGAATGGGGTATGTATCAGGACCACATATTTATACGGCCATGGAAGATTCAGTTGGTGGGGCTGCAAATGACACTGGAAATATGATTGCCGCATATACCAACCCATTTGAAACCTCATATAGAAACCCGTTCGAAGATGACACATATTTCTATACTGACAAGTCTGTGACAGATATTGAACTGCCAGAGCTTGTATCTCGTTTCAAAGATAACAGTTATTATGTGGTCAAGGACATTTGTGTTGACATTGGTGTGCCGTCTCTGGACAAAATTTTGGAAGAAAATGGCGAGGTGGACCACAAGGGAGTTATCGACTTCCCACATTCTGATTTGGATGAGATTCATGAGAATGGTGATTTTACAAAAGTGGTGGGCCATACTGTGACTGTTTTCGATGGTTTGAATCCGTTTTTTGATGGACGGTCTACTTCTGACGAGGATGAAGAGGTTGCTAACCATAGAAGTGTCGAGAGATTACTAGTGGAAGGTGGAGGCATCGCTGATGCAAAAGACGGGATTGCAAATGATATCCCAGATGAGAAGGTTGCTAACCATAGTAGTGTTGAGAGATTACTAGTGGAAGGTGGAGGTATCGCTGATGCAAATGACAGGATTGCAAATGATATCCCTGATGAGAAGGTTGTGCCTGAAAAACTGCTTCCAACGGGAACTGCAAAACCTGTTTTGGATGGTTTGAAATCTTTGGTTTCTGATGGGCAGAATCCTACAATTTTAGTAGAGGAAGGTGGAGGTAATGTTGATTTGATGGATGGCATTGTAAATGATATCTCTGATGAGAAGGTTATGCCTGGAACATCACGTGCGGTGGATGACTCGGACACAGAAAATTGCCATGCTGATTCACCTGGTTTTACCGGAAATGAAGAACAATCCAATCAG GGTCATGCTCAGAAtccgatggacagtgtggatgtaagatcacagggtgaAAGTGAAGAGGCACGCTTGGCAAGCTCAGTTGCGCCTTCTGCGACCGAAGTACCAAATAACACCAATAGTGCCAAAGATTTTCCCTTTGATAGGACAGTGGAGAGTGGAAGCATTACTTTTAACTTTGACTCATCATCACCAGTGATGAGTGGCAGAGTGGTGGGTCGTGACAGTTCAGTTTATCAGCAGTCCGGTCGGAGTTCAAACGTGCCTGGGCTCGATGATGGGTTGCTGGACAGTCTGACAGGTTCATCCCGAAGCTTCTTTATTCAGCATGGCCTTGGGGAGTCTAGTTCTGTCTCTGGCCCCATAGCATTCTCGGGCCCCGTAGCATATTCTGGCAGCATCTCTCTCCGATCAGATAGCAGTACAGCAAGCGCTCAGTCCTTTGCATTCCCTGT CATACATTCAGAATGGAACAGCAGCCCGGTGAAAATGGCAAAAGCAGACCGTCGGCAAATCCGGAAGCACCGAGGTTGGAGGGTAGCCTTTTTCTGTTGTAGATTCTGA